In Ignavibacteria bacterium, the sequence AAGAGCTTTTTGTGCTTGCAGGACAGGAAATAAAACGCTCGGGTATCGAAAGCTACCTGCCGGCAGGACTTGTCATTACCGGCGGCGGCTCACTGCTTAGGGGAACAAGAGAGCTGGCTATTCAGGTGCTGGGCACTGAAGTAAACCTGGGTGTGCCTATGGATATCGGCGGGGGACTGATAAAGGAAGTTGAAAGCCCGATCTATGCAACAGGAATCGGACTTATCCTTCACAGGATGAAATATATCAGCCAGAAGAAAAGCGCCCGTTCATTAAAAGGCAAAAAACATCCGGGGCTGAAGAACATGTTCGAAAGAATAAAACACTGGTTCGATGAATTGTAATTCATTCTAAGTTTTATAAATAAGAAGAAAATAATATTAATAAATAATTAAACTTAATTCCTTTCTAGGGGAAAGAGAAGGAGAAAAACTAAAATGGCAATTTCACTTGTTACTGATGCAACTTACGGAGCAAAGATCAAGGTTATTGGTGTGGGCGGCGCAGGCGGCAATGCTATCAACAACATGATAGAAAAAGGGCTGGACAGCGTTGATTTTATTGCATTGAATACTGATATACAGGATCTTGAACGCAGCAAAGCTGATATAAAGATCCAGATAGGCAGGAACACAACATTGGGTCTTGGAGCTGGTATGGATGAGACCAAGGGAGCCAAAGCGGTTGAAGAAAGCCGTGAAGAAATTGAGCAGGTTGTAAGAGGCTGCGATATGGTGTTCATAACAGCAGGTATGGGCGGCGGTACAGGTACCGGCGGCGGACCCGCTGTTGCAAGAATTGCAAAAGCTACCGGCGCGCTTGTAGTTGGTATAGTTACCAAACCTTTTGATTTTGAAGGTGATGACAGGCTCAGAATTGCAGAAGAAGGATTAAAAAGATTCAAGCAGGAAGTTGATTCCTGCATTGTTATTCCCAACGAAAGACTGCTCACAGTTTTCGGAGAAGAAGTTACACTTGAAAACAGCTTTAAAAAAGTTGATGATGTGCTCTATAATGCTACAAGGGGCATAAGTGATATTATCACCAAAAAAGGTAAAGTTAATGTTGATTTTGCTGATGTAAAGACAATAATGCGTGATATGGGTGATGCGCTTATGGGTATTGGCTATGCAAAAGGCGAAAATAAAGCGCTTCGCGCAACACAGGAAGCGATCGATAACCCGCTGCTTGAAGGTGTATCAATAGCAGGTTCAAGATCAATTCTGCTTAATATCATTGCTGATCCCAACTTCAAGATATCTGATCTTAAGAGCATGACCGAGCTTATTAAACAGGCTGCAGGCTGCAATTACGGTAAGCTTATCTGGGGTGTTGTTTCTGATGAAAGGCTTGAAGATGAAGTTATTGTGACAATAATTGCAACCGGCTTTACCGTGGCTCAGGCAAAACAATCAAACACATACCCTGAAAAAGAGGAAGTAAAAACAAAGAACCTTCTGCTTAACACATCAGAAGATAATGTTGTAAAAATACCTAGCACTCAGCAGGAACTGCAGGGACTGGATATTCCAACTATCCGCCGCAAAGACCTGTTAAGCGCTGAAGACCTTAAAAAGATCCGTACAAGGAATGAAGAAATGGATATCGAAGATTTCGATTTCAATTCCGATGATTTCAAAATTTCAAATGACGATAAACCTGCTTTTTTAAGAAGGCAGATGGATTAAGATTTTATTATAATAAATAATTAAAAAGTACTGTCCCGCTATGGATAAATGTGGTAAACGCTTAGTATAAGGGTTGACGTCACGAGGCTGACCTCGAGAGGAAGGTATCTTAGTTGTGCTCTGCCTTCAATACGGTTGCGGTCTGCTTCGTACCTGTGTATGCCGGGACCTTCATACTGTTTATTACAAGATTTCTACCTCATCTTTTCCCCGAAAAAAGCCTCCTCCATTAACCCGAAGGGTCCTGACCAAACAGGACCCTTCATTTTTTTAGGGAAGAATAGATGTTGTTTCCCACAAAAGAATTTTTTCACCGGAGCCGCCTGCTGCGAGATATTTGCCGTCAGGCGAAAATTTTACGGTGATAATTTCACTGCCGGGAAGTGTTAAAGTTTTCAGCAGCGCAGATGTTTTTACATCCCAAATCCTAATGGTCTCATCATTGCTTGCCGTTGCCAGGTATTTGCTCTCAGGTGAAAATGCTGCTGAATTTACATTTCCGCTGTGGCCTTTCAGTGTAACAATTGAGCCGCCTGAGCTTACATTCCACAACTTCGCGGTTTCATCCTTGCTTGTACTTGCAAGGTAATTACCGTCGGGTGAAAATGTTACAAACATAACCCTTGAAGAATGTCCCTTATATGAAGGCGCGAACTGTTTGTTATCGAAGCTGTAAATGGCGATATTCTTCCCCATGCTGCCTGCTGCAATGTAAGCTGAATTGCTGCTGAATGAACAATTGAAGGAGTTGTACCTGTATGTTTCAAATAAATTACTGCCAAAAAGCTCGCCATCAGGATCGTTTGGAATGCTGAGCCTTAGGGTTTTTGTCTTTTCAAATTTTCCTGTCTCGTGAATATCAACTATAAAGTTCAGCCTGATGCCTTTATCCTGTTCCTTTTCGGTCGGTTCCCTGGTATATGCTATTGCAAGCATTTTACCATCCGGTGAAAATTCCGCATAATATACATTATCTTTCTTGCTGAAGGTCTTTAAGATCTCTTTTGAAGACGCGCGCAATACTGTAACATCACCATCATACGAAGTAAATACAGCCATATCAAGTGATGCAGGGGAATAATTTATTGATGTCACATTGCTTCCGGTTTCGAGTGTATGTGTTTTCTGCCCGGAAGAGATATCCCAGAAGAACAGATTGCCTTTTTCATCTGAGCCGGCCAATGTTTTTGAATCAGGCGAAAACGCTGCGGAATTAACATTCCCTTTAAACCCTGTAAATTCAACCGGGTTCTGCGCAAAAACAGAGATCTGTATTAACAGTAATAAAATTAAAAATCTCATATTTAAATTAAATTTCATGGTTTATACTATATAAATTAACATAAATCGGCTGAAAATAGTTTTAATTATAGGGGATTGTTTATACATAAAAAAAAAAGGGCTTACAATGTAAGCCCCGGTTCATCTGCTAATTAGTAGGGAATACTATCAGCTTTTGCTGGTATAGCAGAAAAATTTTAGTTCAATTACTTTTGATACATATATGTGTATGTTGTAACGTAATGGTCTTTACCTACATAACAATCAACAATCAGCTGGCACATATTAGTTGCATCAAATAACATATTTGGCGCGTAGAAAAAACCTTTTTTAACTTCGTTGGCATATTGCTTATTATCTTTGTTAAGCTTCAATATTTCTACTGAATTTGCTTCAGGTGTTTTATAATCACTGCCAACTCTTCCAAAGAACATTTTAATACCTGTGTTAATATTTGCTGTGGTGCTGTAATCTACATTCGTATAAACCGCTTCGAGATTCAGGTATGCCCCCGGCTGCATATTTTTAGGGGGGTCCTGCCATTTAAACCCTGATTCCACCGTATGAATAATATCCAGCATATCCTTCCATGAGCTTGTTCCTAATACCTGCTGATCGTTCGCTTTCCACTTGGTAATGTTAATCCCGTTAAAAGATTTTGCTTCTACTCCTGTTAAAACCCAGTTACCGCCTTCAAGCTCTTCCTGTATGAATTTTACAGGTTCTTCAATTTCTGTTGTCTTTTTTTCTTCACCCTGTTTTTTATCTTTGCTGCCTTCAACAGGCTGAGTTTCTTCAAGGATAATTACATTCGTTCCGTTATCTTCTGATGTACTTATCGTTTCATTATTCACCGATACATTTTGCGCATTCAGCTGCATCGTTAAAACAAAAGTCATAACTAAAAGTAAAGGGATTTTCAGAAATATATTTTTATTCGACTTTTTCATATAACCAAAAATGTATAACGTAAAAACGGTAGCATTACTAATGATATTTTATCCGTATATCGCTTTCATTGCTACTACAAATATGGTATCTTGATTAGGGATATCCAATACACTCTATACGTGATATTCCGCGAATGAGATTGTATTTACTATTAATTTTAAATTTTTGCTATATTTGTTAATTGAAAGCAATTAAACAAATAAAATGGCTGAAAATTACCTTATTAAATTCTGTAATTTTGGCTGTTTCATATTTTCAGCTTTCATGCGCAAACCAGCAGCCGCCGGGCGGCGGCGAGGAAGATAAAACCCCGCCCAAAGTAACCATAGTAAGCCCTAAGCCAAATTCTACCAATTTCCGCGGCAATACATTGATATTTGAATTCAATGAATATATTGACCGCCGCAGCTTCCAGGATGCGTTCCGTACTTCGCCCCAGGTTAAAGGTGATATTGAATTTTCATGGGGGCTTAAGGATGTAGAAGTAAGATTCCCTAAGGACCTTGAAAAAATCGATGCCAATAAAACATTTGTGGTAAATATCAGCACAACATTAAAAGATATCCGAGGCAACCAGATCTCAGAAGCTATTAATTTCGCTTTTTCAACGGGCAGCAAAATTGATATGGGTGGTATCAGCGGCAGGGTATATAATACTTCCAAAAAATCCGCATCAGTGTATGCGTATGATCTGGCAAAAAGTTATGACCCCACCAAAGATATCCCTGATTACTTTACTGAATCATCAGCCGAAGGCAGTTACAGCTTAACTAATCTTGCGCCCGGCAGATACAGGCTTATAACCATAATTGATGAAGACCGCAACCTGCTTTTTACCAGTGAGCGTGAGAGCTTTGGAGTTCTGCCGTACGATATTGACGTGAAGGACAGTGTTGTTACAGGTAATGCTGATATTTACATGAAACTGCTTACATCAACTCAGCAGGTAGCGCCTGAGCTTGATGCATCTAAATATTTCAGGGATTCACTTGGAATTGTATTCACTTCAATTGAATACAATTCTTCTGTTGTTCTGCCTGAGCAAAGCATATTCATTTTTTTCAGCAGGTTCAAACCAACCCGCGAAGAATTCACCCGTAACTTAGTTGTAACCGATGAGAACGGAACAACCGATAGAGTTGTGTTTAACTGGAAGAATGATTCACTGGTAGAAATATTTTCTGCAAACCGCTTCGCCGCAAACAGGAAGTACAGGATATCGTTTCCATTAAAAACCACAGGCGATACAGTGTATAACTTCTCGCTGCCCTTCAGAACGGTGAGCGTAAATTCATTTGGTGAGCTAAAAGGCAGGGTATCAAGCGCTTACACGGATTTTATAATAACGGATCAGATAGTAAAAATAGAACTTGAAGCTGATAAACTGGTACCCATACTTAAATACAGCTTTGATTCCAGGGATACGGTCTTTAGTTTTAAAAACATACTCGAAGCAAATTATACACTATTTAGTTACATTGATAAAGATAACAGCTCAAGCTATAATTACGGTTACCCCTTCCCGTTTGAATACTCAGAACCGTTCTACATTTACCCGGGCACAATAAATATCAAAGGCGGCTGGGTGGTTGAAAATGTGAACATAAATTTTGTGAGGTAAGATTAACTAAAATGATGCTAATAGTATACAATTTATCTTGAAAAACCCTTAAAAATATATTACTTTCATGTAACAAACTATAACCATACCGCCATGAAAAGACTTATACTTTTCGAGTTCATCATCATATTTTTAGCCACTACGTTTGAGAGTGACACACCGCCGGGCTGGTATCAGCAGACGCTGCCTGTGAATAAAATAATAAATGATATCTTCTTTATTGATACTTCCAACGGCTGGGCTGTAACTACAGGTGGAACCAATTTTACAGATACAGCATACATTTTTTATACCACCAATGGCGGAAATAACTGGCTGATACAGAAAACAGGTATCGAAAAATTAGATGCAATACAATTTCTTGATAATAACAACGGCTATGCAGTTGGCAAATTATTCACTACAACAAATTTGAGCATATATAAAACGACGAACGGCGGAGTAAATTGGCAGGGGCTTAACAATATAACGGGAGTAGGACCTACAGATTTATTTTTTGTAAATAAAGATACTGGTTGGATTTGCGATAACGAAGGAACGTTTGGGGCAGGCTTGCAGAAAACCACAAATGGTGGTCTAAGCTGGTTTCAGCAATTAGACAGAACATTTAAGCCAACAAAGCTTTTTTTCCTGAATAAAGATACAGGCTGGGTTGGAACAAACGAGCCAAACGGCAGGCTTTTCAGAACAACTAATAGTGGTGTGAATTGGGATTTGCAGTATACGATTAGTACTGCTTTTATATCTATTTTTTTTATTAACGGAAAAAATGGATGGATACGTGCTGGTGGAACAAACGGTGTGCAATATACAACAGACGGAGGGTTTATATGGAGCAACGCACAAGGTACTTTAGCGGGTTATGATATAAAATTTGAAAATGATTCAGTTGGAATTTCGGGAAGTGTGCCAAACATTGCCAAATCAACGGATGGCGGTAAAACGTGGGGTAATCAGATTACACCGCCAAATACATATTTATCTGTTTTTGCATTGAAGGGCGATACACTAAATGGCTGGGCAGGTACATATAATTTTATAAAGACAACAGATGGGGGTGGGACAATAAATTATTTAGGTATTCAGCAAACGAGTAGCGAAATACCAACTAATTATAAGTTGCACCAAAATTATCCAAATCCGTTTAATCCGGTTACGAATATTATTTATGAGTTGAAAGTTAAAAAGTTTGTAAAGTTGGAAGTCTTTGATATTACAGGCAGAGAGATAATAGACTTGGTAAACCTGGAACAACAGGCGGGTACATATAAAGTTGACTGGAATGCAGGTAGTTTACCAAGTGGTGTATATTTCTATTCATTAATAATAGATGGAATAACTGTTGATACTAAAAAGATGGTATTGATAAAGTAAACTGCTAGTCAGTCAGGCGAAGTTACTTTAGAAACCTTGTTTCTAAGGTTGATTAAATAGCAAATATCAACTGCTGGAGCAGTCAGGAATAATAAATATCTAAAAAGAGAAGTAAAAAGTATTAAATATTGATAAAATGATCATAAAAATGCTTTATATAATTAACTGAAATTTTAAACCCTAAAAATTAAAAGTTATGAAAACTTTACTCAAGATCACAGTTACACTTGCATTACCGGTTATATACTTTATCATTGCTTCGGCATTTAAGCCCACTGAACCTTTAAAGGTAACAGATGCCTCAAAAGTGAACTTAATACAACCACCAACAGCCCAAATACCTAAGGACTTTACACATTTTATACTTAACTATGGTATTCAGGATGGAGATAACGAGTGGGATAATTTTACAGCGTTCTGGCCATATTATAAAGATACCCTGCATTATAACGGAATACAGTTATATGATTACGGGGCGGATACTACTGGACAGTTTGGAGTACCATTAAGAACAGACCAGATAGCTACTGTAAACTCGCTAATAACCGGAACGCAGAACCGTGGATTAAGAAGTAATTTTCAGCGTATAAATATATCCAAGCTTTGCCAGGATGGTCAAAGAATGGTATTTGAATCAGAAGGCGGCAATGAAGGATACTCATACAGTTCCAGAATGTCCGGCTCAGGGCCGGTTTCCGATAGCGGACGAAGTGTGATAAAGGGTTGCGCATCGTGTCCGCCAAGTATGCCGGCAGGTATGCTTTGCGAAAGTATTACGGAAAACCTGCAGTTTGCGCTATCATATACATATGACTGGGCGCCGCAGCAGGACTGGCACCTTAAGCCGGTTATGAGAATTGATTCGAGTATAGTAGATAATTCACCAACGGCACCTGTAATAGCCATAGTAACAAGAAATTTTAGCGGAACTGTTATCGATTCTACAGTAATTAAAGCAAGAAATTTTGCTTCTTTCTTAGGAGGAAACTATATCTATAATGGTCAATATATTAGCACTTTCGATTTCATTCAGGACCCGAACACAGATTTAGATATCCTTGGCAGGAAAGATACAGTTACCGGCTTAATGTATGGCTATACACGCGAGAACGTTAACGCCAGCCAGATTGATTTTAAGATATACTGGTTCGGGCAGGTTGATGTGTGGTTTGATAAACTGGTGGTGGATAATGATATTGCAGATAGGCTATTTTCTGAAAATAATAACTTTAATCCTTTTATTTACGATGAAGTAAATAACTTTGGAAATAGCCTTGACATGTTTTTTGTGGATGAATGTGTAACAACAAACCTGCCATGCATTAAATACGTAAATGATTATATCAAAAATTCGGGTTTACCATCGCCGCCCTTAAGCTATGCCGTTTCATATAATATGAATTTCCACTACACAAGAAATGACGCAAATACTTTCAAACTGTATCTTGATACAGTAAAACCGGATATAATCCAGGTAGACGCTCACGCATTGCAGTTTCATGATCAGGGTGAACCGGGCTGCATACCTATTAATTCATTTAACCCATTACTGGTGGATCCTAAAGTACCCGCAGACTGGAAGGTAAATAATCAAACTTATAATACATATCTGCAGGAGTGTTTAGGTCAAAAAGATAGCTATGTATGGCCTATGGAAGGATCATTTATTTACCAGATTCATAAGACCCGGATAAATATTACATCAGCTTCCAATAATACCCGTATATCAATTCAGCCGCAGATACAGGGCTGGCTGATACACAACAACATTACAGGTAAATACAGATACGGTGTACGTGAGCCTATTAATGAAGAAATAAGCGCCCAGGCATGGATAGCGCTTTCATACGGCGCAGATTACCTGAGCTGGTTCTGGCTGCCTACTATGACGCCGCTTACAGCGGAATTATCACAGCGGAATGGACCGCCGGATATGAGCCTTGATCCAGGTGACGAGACATACACATTTGGCGTGTTTAATACACCATCTCAACCCAGAAGACAAAACCAGTATGGACAGAATAAATTTGATTATCTCTGTGAAATGAACTCGAAGATCCTGAATTTAAAACCAACCCTAGACGCAATTTCGTGGAACTCAGCATACAGTGTGCACAGTGAGGGTGCGAATCATGGATACATACAGGATATAATGAGCATATTGCCCGGTATAAACGGGCAAAACCCTTGTGTTGAAGATAATCCTAACGGCCCGTATATGGATTGCAGAGAAGAGCGATTTTGGGAAATGGGATTCTATAACGATGTTGGTTCAGCAAAATATTTTATTATGGTAAATCGCAGATGTATACCTGCAGGAGGCAGTTATACTGGTGATAACAGGGTATTAAGAGTAAAATTCAATTTAACCGGACCTATTAATTGGCAAATAAGTGAAGTTGGAAGTTCTGTAAGACCCAAAGTTTTTGACAGAACTAAATATGCGTCATTTGGTGAAAATCCAGGTGAAATGGGCTGGTTTGAACCGGGAGAAGGCAAGTTATTTAAAATTGAGCCTGCAATTAATTCGGGCGGTGAGCTTGTTGAAGACGAAATAATAAACGGCGGTGAATTTACCTGCGAAGCGCCAGTTTACAACAACGGTTTTAATATAACAATCGGCGCAAACACAACCATACACTTTAATGATAGTTCTAAGTTCGTTATGGATGGCGGTATGTTTACAGTGGGCGACCAGAACACATCAGCTCCGCAGAATATTACAAGTGACGCAGTATCAGGAAGTTCATGGAGCGGTCACAGCTTCACAAACTGCGAAGTCAAGATATACGGCGCAACGTTTACGGGTTTAGCTAACGATACAACTTACGCAGTTAATATCATCGATTGCCCTGTTGTTGATATCAGAAATTGTACATTTAACACAAACAGCTCACTTAAAGGCAGTATCAATGCTGTTTTCTTTAGTGATCCTAACAATGAATTAAGCTTAAGCAATATTTATATTGGAGCAAATACTTTTAATTCATCAAGTTCAACTATACCTACAGTTAATATTTCATCTTATGCAGGTGAAACAACTCCGCTAATTATAGAAAACAATATATTCAATGAAGGCAATACGGCAATCTTCTTAAGCGGTTTAACAGGCGGTGCAATTAAGGGTAATGCAATAACTGATAATTTTATCGGAATTAACGCTTTAACATCAGCAATTGATATAAAATCCAATACAATATCATCAACTGTAAACAACGCAATTGGCATATTTGCCGCAGGAGGTAGTGAGCTTAAAATGAACAATGCCGGGAGTAAATCACTCGGTGGTTTGAATGATATCTCGAATTCCGGCACAGCGGCTAACAACATTGTTGTTGATGGTTCTGTATTTTTGCTTGATGGCGGACAGAATATATTCAACATAACCGATGACCAATCCTCAAAGCATTTATACGGCTATTTCCCGCAGTTCACACAGGGTCCTTTTGATGAAACAAATAACTGCTTCAAGCTTAACTCAACACCGGTTGACCCGCCGTATAACATGGTAACATCAGGTTTCCAGGGTTCACAGATAACCTTTAACTTCGTACCATATCTTACAGGATGTGATCCAAATCAAAACGGTGATGGTTTGGCTATAAACCTAGGAGATGGCATTTACGATACTATCTACAATGAAGGCTCCGGAAGCGGAGGCAGTATGAAAGAAGCTCTCCCCCTTAGCAAGGGGAGTACTCCCGAGAACTCGGGAGGGAGGGGGTCTATTACACATTACCCACTGCTAAACAACGATACGATTCCATCAGCGTACTCATGCGTTACCGTAACTACACACAGGCAAAAACAAAATGTCTTGACCTTATCAACACATATCCTGACAGCATTCAAAGCCTGAATGCAATTTCTAAATTATTCTTATCAACCGTTGCAAGTGATACATCATATAATGCGGTAAATGAACTGAAGATATATTACGAAGATCTTATTCTTAATCACGGATATAATACTTCACTTGTAAAGCGCGCAAATAATTATATTCTGAAGTGTAAAGTAAGGATGCGTGAATATTCACAGGCTCTAGTCGGATTCCAGCAGATAATTAACCAGAATCCCTACAGCTACGAAGGATTAATAGCAAGGTGGGATTATATGGCAACTTCATTGCTGATTCAGGGACAAAGCGGAGGGTTCCCTACGCTAAAGCTTCGGGAACTTCATTCGCTTGAGCTTCGTGAGGTTGAGTCCTATGATCCAGATGACCTGTCCGACGAAGCTTCAGCGCAGTCGGATAGATCACCGTTTACAAAGGAACAACGGCAGGATATCAGGAAATCCATTAATACTGCTATTGAAATATCAAAAAATGAAGATGACAGGAAAATAAAAACACTGGAAGTAAAGTCAGAGCAGGGTGATGTAAATGCTTCTAAAGTGCTGGAGCAGATCAGATCATTAAAACAGGTAGTTAAGACTGAAAAGCCAATAAGCATAGTTGAGCATGTACGGATAGTATCAGAAGATATAAGGAAAGTATTTGGCTCAAATACCAGTGGTAAAGGCAATGAGCCGAAGAATATCCCAATGGTATTCAGGCTGTCACAGAACTATCCTAATCCGTTTAATCCCGTAACAAAGATAAATTACGACCTGCCGAAAGATTCAAAGGTAAAGATAGTAATTTATGATATACTCGGGCGGGAAATAAAACGGCTTGTGAACAACGAGCTAAAAACCGCTGGTTTTTACATCGTGGATTTCAACGCTTCAAACTATGCCAGCGGAGTTTACTTCTACCGCATAGAAGCCGAAGAGCCTAACGGCAATAAATTTGTGGATAGTAAAAAAATGGTGCTGTTGAAGTAATTATTATTCAAACAATTTCATCATTATATTTGAAGGGAACGAAATAAATTTCGTTCCCTTTTTAATTTTCTATGCAAACAAATCTGCCTGAAATATTAACGGTATCTGAGCTTAATTCCTATATTAAGGTTTTAATTGAGGAGAATTTTAAATTCGTCCACTTGATTGGTGAAATATCAAATTTTAAAATTCATACACAATCGGGTCACTATTATTTCACAATTAAGGATGAAAGCTCACAGATAAATGCGGTGATGTGGAAGACCCGTAATCAAGCGCTGCTTTTTACTCCCGAAGACGGCATGCAGGTTGTTGTAAAGGGAAGAGTAACGGTCTACCCCGCACGCGGTAATTACCAGGTTGAAGTATGGGAGATAAAACCGCAGGGAGCAGGTGAGCTTCAGTACAGGTTCGAGCAGCTTAAACAAAAACTGTTTGAAGAGGGCCTGTTTGACGAGGAACATAAAAAACCTTTACCCAAATATCCCCAAAATGTTGTGATGATAACCTCCAAAACGGGAGCCGTGCTGCAGGATTTTATCAACATTACAAAACGAAGGTATCCGCTGCTGAATATATATCTGTACCCGGTGAGCGTACAGGGTGTGAATGCGGCTTCATCAGTCATTGAAGCCCTGGAAGAGATTCCCGTACTTATCAAAAATAAAAAGCTTCCGCCGGTTGATATTATAGTAATAGCCCGCGGCGGGGGATCAATTGAGGACTTATGGCCGTTTAATGATGAAAGGCTTGCCAGGGCGGTTTTTGCGTGCGAAATACCTGTTGTGAGCGCTGTGGGACACGAAGTTGACTTCACAATTTGCGATTTTGCGTCGGATTTAAGGGCTCCCACCCCTTCGGCTGCCGCTGAGTTAATAACTCCGGATATCAGAGAGTTAATTGAAAATCTTGACAAATTTTCGTATTTTTGTAGAAGTTTTGTCCAAGCAAAGCTTGATGGTTACAAAAATTCAATAAGGGAAATTGAGGGAAGTTATTATTTTA encodes:
- a CDS encoding T9SS type A sorting domain-containing protein, producing MRYRNYTQAKTKCLDLINTYPDSIQSLNAISKLFLSTVASDTSYNAVNELKIYYEDLILNHGYNTSLVKRANNYILKCKVRMREYSQALVGFQQIINQNPYSYEGLIARWDYMATSLLIQGQSGGFPTLKLRELHSLELREVESYDPDDLSDEASAQSDRSPFTKEQRQDIRKSINTAIEISKNEDDRKIKTLEVKSEQGDVNASKVLEQIRSLKQVVKTEKPISIVEHVRIVSEDIRKVFGSNTSGKGNEPKNIPMVFRLSQNYPNPFNPVTKINYDLPKDSKVKIVIYDILGREIKRLVNNELKTAGFYIVDFNASNYASGVYFYRIEAEEPNGNKFVDSKKMVLLK
- a CDS encoding exodeoxyribonuclease VII large subunit, yielding MQTNLPEILTVSELNSYIKVLIEENFKFVHLIGEISNFKIHTQSGHYYFTIKDESSQINAVMWKTRNQALLFTPEDGMQVVVKGRVTVYPARGNYQVEVWEIKPQGAGELQYRFEQLKQKLFEEGLFDEEHKKPLPKYPQNVVMITSKTGAVLQDFINITKRRYPLLNIYLYPVSVQGVNAASSVIEALEEIPVLIKNKKLPPVDIIVIARGGGSIEDLWPFNDERLARAVFACEIPVVSAVGHEVDFTICDFASDLRAPTPSAAAELITPDIRELIENLDKFSYFCRSFVQAKLDGYKNSIREIEGSYYFNRPKDIIYNFYQKLDDFSKGITNITNNRVNKLKNEIKFCKKTLHHVSPENNLKKGYAIIKKRVDIDEMRLQFEFNKIVTRASNLKKDEEVEIKFYDNKKNARII